The following proteins come from a genomic window of Nitrospira sp.:
- a CDS encoding Nickel responsive regulator NikR encodes MRKLVRFGVSLDHHLLDAFDRHIERRKYTNRSEALRDLIRNNLVGQEWDENKETVGTITFVYDHHVRDLTSKLTDIQHDYHAQILSGMHVHLDHDHCLEVLVVKGKGSEIRKVADALVSVKGVKHGKLTMTTTGKGLV; translated from the coding sequence GTGAGAAAGTTGGTGCGTTTCGGCGTGTCCCTCGATCACCATCTGTTGGACGCATTCGATCGCCATATTGAACGTCGCAAGTATACGAATCGCTCGGAAGCATTGCGCGATCTCATCCGCAACAATTTAGTCGGTCAAGAATGGGATGAGAATAAGGAAACGGTCGGCACCATCACATTCGTGTACGACCATCATGTGCGGGACCTGACCAGCAAATTGACGGATATTCAACACGACTACCATGCGCAAATTTTGTCGGGCATGCATGTGCATCTCGATCATGACCATTGTCTCGAAGTGTTGGTGGTGAAAGGGAAGGGCTCTGAAATAAGAAAGGTCGCCGATGCTCTTGTGAGTGTGAAAGGCGTCAAGCACGGCAAATTGACCATGACCACGACCGGCAAAGGATTGGTGTAA